A segment of the Longimicrobium sp. genome:
GCCGCGCGCGAGCACGAGGCCGGCCGCGAGATCCGCGTGGTCGGCGGCCAGGGCGAGCTCGGCATCACCGCCGCCGAGGTGGAGCAGCTGCCGCCGCCCGGCTACCTGTACGAGATCTCCTTCCCCCGCGAGGGCGAGCGCGGCCAGCCGTCCATCCGCACGCGCGCGCTCGGCGAGCCCGGAATCACCACGTAGTGCGAAAGTGGTTTTCACTCTCGCACCTTCGCACTTTCGCACCTTCAGTTCACCGCCAGGCCCCGCTGCTCCCGCAACTCCTGCTCGGCGTCGTGCAGCGCGTCCCAGGCGCGCTCGGCGTAGCGGTCGTCCAGCACTTCGCGCGGGGCACGCTTCGTGGGCCAGGGCGTCGCGGCGTCGTCCGGGTTGCCGGGGTAGAGGCCGACCGCGGCGCTGACGATGGCCTGCGCCACCTGCTCGCGCGTCTGCCGGTCCAGGCGGCCGAGCACGGCCAGCGTGCGCAGCGGGCCCTGCGTGAAGGCGTCGGCCAGGATGGCGGCGTACTCGTCGCGCAGGCGGCCCTGCCCCAAGTCGTCAATGCGCGTGAGGAGGCCGGCGAGCGCCGCATTGTCGTCGTCCTTCACGCCGCGGAAGATCAGCACGCTGGCCACGCTCGGCCACTTCGCCTCGCTCTCGGCAAAGGCGTCGGCCACCAGCTCGTCGTCCAGCCGCGCCAGCAGCTCGCCGGTCTCCATCCCCTCCAGCTCCACCACGAACGGGTCGCGCGGGGGCGGCGTTCCGGCGGGGCGCGAGCTGGCGCGCGCGGCCGGCGGCGGCGCGGAGACGGCCTCGCGCCCGCCGCCCACGATCACCACCTCGGTGCCCACCTGCACGTCGTGGTACAGCCGCAGCGCGTTCGCGTCGGACAGGCGGATGCAGCCGTGGCTCACGCGCCGGCCCAGCAGCTCGGGCTTGTCGGTGCCGTGGATGGCCAGCCCGTGCCCGATGTACACCGCCGCCGCGCCCAGCCCGCGCGTGAAGCGCCGCTTGGGATCGTTCGGCCCGGGGACGGCGAGATTGTGTTCGAGGAAGTACCAGTCGGGCGCGATCCAGTCCGGCTCGCGCGCCTTGTGGGTCACGTGGTAGGCGCCGTTCGGCGTGTGGAAGTCCCACGCGTCGCGGTCCGTCTCCATCCTCAGGCCCGTTCCCGTGCCCACCGGCGCGCGCCACAGCACCCGCCGCCCCTTGGCGAAGTAGAGCTCGTTCTCGTCCAGGTCCACCACCACGGCGTAGCCGCCGCGCGCCAATGCCTCCGAGCGCACGCGAACCGGCTGGCGCGTGGACACGGGCGTGGCGCCGCGGCCGCCGCGCTGCTGTGCGTCCGCGGCGCCGCCCGCATGCAGGGCCGCGGCAAGCGCGGCGGCGATCGGAAGAGCAGTGGAGATGCGCATCTTTTCCAGCGGGGGACCGGGTGCGGAAGGGACCGTCGATCGTCCGTCAGGCTACCCCGCACCGGAGGGGCAGGGTTCCGTCGTCCCGATGCGCAAGTCCGGTTCCGCGCCGGACCCGCCATCCTGATTCTTCCACGCGGGGACGGAAGATCGCGAAGGAAGGATCGAGACACCTTGCGTCGAAACGTCAACCGTCATCGCCACGCCAACGCGGAAGGAATCCGTCCTGATCGATGAAGTTCTTGACAGCGCCGGTTTTCCATTCCACACATAACGACACAAACTGTTGGCGTAATATAACCTCGTCGAATCGGAGGGACCGATGAAGAAGCTGAAGCTCGCCCTCGAGGGCCTGCGCGTGGAGTCGTTCGCCACCGGCGACCTCCGGCGCGGAGGGACGGTGCGCGGGTTCTACGCGGAGGTGGAAAGCCGTGACATCTGCATTCTCACGCGCACGGCCTCGGATCCCGCCATCACCTGCCAGGTGGAGTGCGGGACCAGTCTCGGCTACACCTACTGCGTGGACAGCTGCGAGGCCAATCCCACGAACCCCGCCACCTGCCCCTGCCAGTAGCCGTTCCGACGGGCAGGACGCACGAAGGCCCCGGCCGGGACCGCCCGCCGGGGCCTTCGTGTTTTCGGGAGATGAAGATCGGTCAGGCGACCATCATCATCGGCTCTTCGAGGTAGCTCTTCAGCGTCTCCAGGAACTTGGCGCCCGTCGCGCCGTCGATCACGCGGTGGTCGCAGGAGAGGGTGACGCGCATCCGCTGGCGGATGGCCATGTCGCCGGCCTCGTCCACCACCACCCTGGGGCCGATGGCGCCCACCGCCAGGATCGCCGCCTCGGGCGGGTTGATGACGGCGGTGAACTCCTCGATCCCGAACATCCCCAGGTTGCTGATGGAGAAGGTGGAGCCCGTGTACTCGTCGGGCTTCAGCTTCTTCTCCCGCGCCCGCCCGGCCAGCTCGCGCACCTCGGTGGCGATTTCGGTGACGCCCTTGCGGTCCGCGTCGCGCACCACCGGCGTGATCAGCCCCTCGTCCACCGCCACCGCCACGCCGATGTGCACCGCGTCGTGGAAGCGGATGGCGTCGCCGGTCCACGCGGCGTTCACCCACGGGTGCTTGCGCAGCGCCGCGGCCACCGCCTTGATGACCAGGTCGTTGGGGGAGACCTTCACCCCCTGGTCCTTGAAGCGCTCGTTGATCTTCCCGCGCAGCCGCATCGCCTCGCCCATGTCGATCTCCACGGTGAGGAAGAAGTGCGGCACCGGGCCGATGGACTGCGTGAGCCGCTTCGCGATGGTCTTGCGCATCGGCGAGAGCGGAAGGTCGCGGTCGCCCGCGCCCGCCGGCCGCACCTGCGGCGCGGCGGGAGCGGGAGCCGCCGCCTCGGGCTGGGCAGACGCCTGCGCGGCCTGCTGCGGCGCCGCCTCGGCCTGCGCGCCGCCGCCCTGCATGGCCGCCTCCACGTCACGCTTGATGATGCGCCCGCCGGGGCCGGAGCCCTGCACGCCGCCCAGCTGCACGCCCGACTCCGACGCCATCCTGCGCGCCAGCGGCGACGCCTTCACCCGCCCGTTCCCGGCCGCGTCGCCGGACGTATCCGCGCCGCCGCCCGCCTGCTGCGCGCCGCGGTCGGTCCCCGCCACGCCCGACGCGGGAACCGGCGTCGGCGCGGCGCCCTTGGGCGTGTCCTCGGCGGGGGTGCCGCGCTCGGCCGAGTCCTGCTCCGTCTGCCCGGCGGCGGCCACCGCGGCGGCGCCCCGGCCCACCTCCGACGAGCCGGCGGCCTGCGCCACCGTCTCCTGCTTCGGCGCCTCGGCCACCGACGCGGCCTGGTCCGCCTGCGCCTCGCCCGCGCCGGTAAGCGCGGACACGTCCTCGTCCGCGCCCGCGATCACCGCGATCACGGTGCCGACGTTGGCGGTGTCGCCCTCGCCGATCATGCGCTTGCGCAGCACGCCCGAGCCGCGGGCCACCAGCTCCATCGTGGCCTTGTCGGTCTCGACCTCGGCCAGGACGTCGCCCTCCTTGACCTGGTCGCCCTCGTTCTTCAGCCAGGTGGCCAGGCGCCCCTCTTCCATCGTGGGCGAGAGCGCCTCCATGTAGACCTTGGTCGCCATCTTCCGTTCACTGGAAAGTGCGGAAGTGCGTGAGTGCGGAAGTGCGTGGGTGCCGTTGCGCACTCACGCACTTCCGCACTTCCGCACTATCGGTAAAGAACCCGGTTCACCTTCTCCACCACCAGCTCGGCGCTCGGCTTCACGGCCTTCTCCAGCGCCTTGGCGTACGGCATCGGCACGTCGGCCTGGGTCACGCGCAGCACCGGCGCGTCCAGCAGGTCGAACGCCTCTTCCTGGATCAGCGCGGCCACCGTGGCGGTGATCCCGCCATGCGGCCACCCCTCCTCCAGCAGCACCGCGCGGTTCGTCTTCCCCACCGAGTTCAGGATGGTGTCCACGTCCAGCGGGCGGATGGAGCGCAGGTCCACCACCTCGGCGTTGATCCCGTCCTTCTCCAGCATCCCCGCGGCCTGCAGCGCCACGTGGATCATCTTGCCGTGGGTGATGATGGACACGTCGCTCCCCACGCGCTTCACCTCCGCCACGCCCAGGGGGATGATGAAATCGTCGTCCTCGGGCACCTCGCCCTTCAGGTTGTACAGCATCTCGCCCTCGAACACGGCCACCGGGTCGTCGTCGCGGATGGCGGCCTTCAGCAGCCCCTTGGCGTCGGCCGGGGTGCCGGGGACCACCACCTTCACGCCGGGATAGTGCGCCACCTGGCTCTCCAGCGCCTGCGAGTGCTGCGCCGCCAGCTGCAGCGCCGCGCCGGTGGGCCCGCGGAAGGTGATCGGCATCTTGAACTGGCCGGCGCTCATCGAGCGCATCTTGGCCGCCGAGTTGAAGATCTGGTCGAAGGCCAGGATGGCGAAGTTCCAGGTCATGAACTCGATCACCGGCCGCACCCCCGTCATCGCCGCGCCCACGCCCAGCCCCGCGAACCCCAGCTCGGTGATGGGCGTGTCGACCACGCGCATCTCGCCGTACTTGTCCAGCAGCCCCTTGGAAACCTTGTACGCGCCGTTGTAGACGCCGACTTCCTCGCCCATGAGGAAGACGTCGGGATCGCGCGCCATCTCTTCATCGAGGGCCTGATTGAGCGCCTCGCGATACGTGATTACTGCCATTGGGCCATCCGCAGGTTCAAAGTGCCTAGTGCCTAGTGCCTAGTGCCTAGTAACAGCTCATCTCTCCAGCGACTTGCGAAGGGAGACGAGTATCCGCGTGACTCAAGGCACGCGCTCAACAGGGCACCCGATTCCTCTTC
Coding sequences within it:
- a CDS encoding pyruvate dehydrogenase complex dihydrolipoamide acetyltransferase, encoding MATKVYMEALSPTMEEGRLATWLKNEGDQVKEGDVLAEVETDKATMELVARGSGVLRKRMIGEGDTANVGTVIAVIAGADEDVSALTGAGEAQADQAASVAEAPKQETVAQAAGSSEVGRGAAAVAAAGQTEQDSAERGTPAEDTPKGAAPTPVPASGVAGTDRGAQQAGGGADTSGDAAGNGRVKASPLARRMASESGVQLGGVQGSGPGGRIIKRDVEAAMQGGGAQAEAAPQQAAQASAQPEAAAPAPAAPQVRPAGAGDRDLPLSPMRKTIAKRLTQSIGPVPHFFLTVEIDMGEAMRLRGKINERFKDQGVKVSPNDLVIKAVAAALRKHPWVNAAWTGDAIRFHDAVHIGVAVAVDEGLITPVVRDADRKGVTEIATEVRELAGRAREKKLKPDEYTGSTFSISNLGMFGIEEFTAVINPPEAAILAVGAIGPRVVVDEAGDMAIRQRMRVTLSCDHRVIDGATGAKFLETLKSYLEEPMMMVA
- a CDS encoding L,D-transpeptidase, encoding MRISTALPIAAALAAALHAGGAADAQQRGGRGATPVSTRQPVRVRSEALARGGYAVVVDLDENELYFAKGRRVLWRAPVGTGTGLRMETDRDAWDFHTPNGAYHVTHKAREPDWIAPDWYFLEHNLAVPGPNDPKRRFTRGLGAAAVYIGHGLAIHGTDKPELLGRRVSHGCIRLSDANALRLYHDVQVGTEVVIVGGGREAVSAPPPAARASSRPAGTPPPRDPFVVELEGMETGELLARLDDELVADAFAESEAKWPSVASVLIFRGVKDDDNAALAGLLTRIDDLGQGRLRDEYAAILADAFTQGPLRTLAVLGRLDRQTREQVAQAIVSAAVGLYPGNPDDAATPWPTKRAPREVLDDRYAERAWDALHDAEQELREQRGLAVN